TCTGTGGAATCCTCAGAGTGGAATTCATCCCCTCACGGTTGTCATTCCAGGATGGTCCCAATCGGACAGGGACAACCCGCGCTCTGGACTGTGGGGCGGGAATTGGCCGGATCACCaagcggctgctgctgcccctcttCAAGACAGTGGACATGGTGGACGTGACAGAGGACTTCCTCACCAAGGCCAAGAGCTAcctgggagaggagggcaggcGGGTGCGCAACTACTTCTGCTGCGGCCTCCAGGACTTCAGCCCCGAGCCCAACTCCTACGATGTCATCTGGATCCAGTGGGTCATCGGTGAGTCGCTCAGCTTGCGGGGGTCTCACCAGCCTCTCCTCCGTCCATCTTCCCCCAAGGGGCAGGTTCCCCACGCACTGGGGAGAGCTTTGGGCAGGAGATCTTGAGGTCTGCGTGAAGAATGAACATCACAGCATGGGTGGGAGGTTGGGTTGGGGACCTGCCCTCCGTGAGCACTACAAGGGCATTGCACCATGGGGTCCTTCTCCCCCAAGCCCTCAGAGGTCAGGACAGAGGTGTGGATTGGATGGAGTTAGATAGAACCTGTGGGATGCAAGTTGGACACCCCCAGGCTTCACCTGCAAATGGTTCAAGTATTTGGCTGCCTGGATCAGGAGGGGCAGTCTCCTGGTCTCCTACCCTTGTATCAGGTGCTGCCTGGGTGTCCTGCCGCAGTCACCCCATGCCCTCTAACACCCGCTCTGCCTCTCTAGGACATCTCACCGACAACCACCTCTCCGACTTCCTGAAACGGTGCCGCGCTGGCCTGCGGCCCAACGGCATCGTGGTCATCAAGGACAACATGGCTCAGGAGGGCGTGATCATGGACGATGTGGACAGCAGCGTCTGCCGGGACCTGGATGTGGTCCGTAAGATCATCCGCCGAGCTGGGCTGCACCTCCTGGCCGAGGAGCGCCAGGAGAACTTCCCCGATGAGATCTACCATGTCTACACCTTCGCCATGAGATGAAGGCagctggtggcaggagaaggTCTCTCCGGGGCCAGCTCAGAGCATGGGACAGCACAGTGGTTCCTGCTGGGGCCGGGAGGGGTGAGGACTGTGCCTTCACCATGGGGTGACGGACAGCAGCGAGGGTATTGTGACTCCCTCTCTCCAGGGCTGGTGACAAGGATGGGGCTTTGTCTTCCAAGTTGCTGCTGTTTGTGAAAAAGAGGTGTTTGCCAAATACATTTTCCTGCTGTTGCACTTCTGCATGTGGGCTTTGTCGGACGCCGTGTTGGCTTGATGCCACCTTCGGTGGTATGGGAGCAAGAGGGCCTCCCCTGCAAGAGACGTGCTCCATGGGCACCAGCAGGTTGCTGAGACCGGTCACACTGTTGGTGAACAGGAGCTCGGAGCACCTCTGTGAGGGTTGGGGCTCCATTCCTCACTTGGGTGTTTGACCCTTTCCTGCTCTTGAACTCGCTGCTGCTCACAGCAACAGGCTGGGTAAGGCAAATGGGAGAAATCTCCACCATTTCCCTGCAGTGGGTTGGGGAGGCAACACCAGGTTCTGGGGCTTTGTGGGGGCCTCTCATTTAAACCCAAGAGCAGGTCTCCCACAGGGGCAACAGAAGAGGAGGTGGATGTAATCCTGTAACCCAACACAGCTTGGCCAATGCTGGTACAACAGCTTGCCAGGTGGGCGAGCAGATCCCAGTTGTAGCCCATCCAGCCGGGCTCACACACaattccccccatccccaccgagccctctcctgcccccactTCTCCTGCAGAAGAAACAAGCCCCTTGTCGTTATTATAAAAGGCCTCATTTAATTGCTCATTTCTCATTCCAGACACCAGGGGAGTATTTGatcacattattatttttttaaacatcaattCATTGAGATGCACAGCTCCAGTTCCACAGGGTGGGAGACGGTAAAACACAGATGCTGCCAGGAAGGCAATGGAGGGAGACAACCCTTCTGCAGTCAAACTGCCAGCGGATCCCAGATCCACCTGCTATAAACACTACCTGCTCagactagatttattttttttttttcccctcttttcatCCTCTTCTGCATCTGTCCCCCAtgacaaacaaaaagcaaaccaacaaaaatgaAAGGGCTCAGCTCTGCGGCCAGTCTTTGGCATGGCACAAGGAAGCAGAAGGGGCAAGCCAGACAGCTGTGGCAAGGCTGGGACATGGGACCTCCATGCGCAGCCCCAGAGTTTGCAGGTTCCGGTAGCAGGTTGGAAAGTGACCCCTCCTGAATCCTGCTGCAATTTCTTGTTCCTGGGAAGGACGCACTGGAGACCAAGGTCCTGGGAGCAGTCAGCAAGGGAAAGCCAAGGAATGGGGAAAGACGCACAAGGCACTCAGCAGTTAGCTGCCCATTCCTCGTCCTTCCACAGGGAACACACCACGAAGCCAAGAAACATCCATTTGTCTGTTCTGGAGCCCAGCACCTTTGAGATGTCCTTGGTGGATGGTCCTCTGCCAGGAGGATGGGGTGCTCCCAGCAGAAACTCGGAGGGTGCCCAGCAGCCAGCCACCACTGCCAGCCCCGCTTCCCCTCACCCCCATGATGCTCCTGAGTTCAGCAGCCCTCGTGAGTAAAGAAAGCATCCACATCCATGCAGAGGTGCCGGACCTGCCTCCACCATGTCTGCTCCCACCACCAGCACTTGAGACAGGGAACCAGGACACTGATGCCAGCACTCTTGTGGCACAGGGAACACCTCTTCCGCCAGTACCCCGAGGCATCTCACAACTCCACCACTTGTTTAAGGCACAGCTTCACCCACCCtgggcctggcagggctggaaaGAGAGGGGACAGGCTCCCTGTCCAGTCACACCACCCCACTGGTCCTGCCCGCCAGGCCTTTCCTTAAAATCCACACAAACCAGCCCTCTGCCTCAGTATCTGGCTCCCCAATGCCCAGGGGCTCTCTTCATCCCCAGGGAACCACAGGGCTCTGCCCGCCTCCCCGCGATATGCCCCAGAGCAACGAGGCCTCCACAGACGTGCGTGCAGCATCATGCTCAAAAAAGCACACCTCAAAAAAACGCAGCAGAGACAGACACTGTGGGCAGCACTGGCCAAGCCACGGGCACGTGGACAGCATGTAGACAGTCCACCTCTTGCAAAGAAAACTGGCCCAGAGCAGAAATTTTGTGGCTGTAGGCATACCATGACCATGGAGGGGGGAGACAGAGAGGCATTAGCCAGGCTCAGAGGTCCTCGTGCCCAGCAGCAGTGTGGTCAATGAGGAGGTACCACTTCAGCCTGTCTGGAAGAGGTAGAGCCTTGATTTTGACATCTACTGGCCACGGTTTAAGGCGCTGACGGATAAACACCCTGCAGAGATGTTTCAATGCCTGTGGGGAGCGCTCCAGCTGCTTCAGAGAGCAGAAGAGAGTCCTGATCTTCTCCCCGTGGTACCTACAGCTGCTGGTGTTGACCTCAAAGTTGCTGGGCAGATGGATGGCTTGTGAACTGGCCATCATGAGCTCCAGCAGAGTCTGACCCTTCTGGATGAGGTCTGTAGAGAAGCTGTCatcttcagagacactgaggtgcGAGCAGAGGCACTCAAAGATGATGTGGAAGCCCGACCAGCACGAGGGACCATGGAGGGAGCAGTTGTAGGCAGCACCCGACTCCAGCAAGAAACGCAGCAGCGGGAAGTGGCATTTGAAGCTTTTGAAGCAGAGGTGAGTGAGGGACTCGGGGGCTGGGCACTCGCTGGGGTTGGCACCatgggccagcagcagctgtgtGACACGAAAGCAGAAGCGATTGATCACCTGTGCCTCCTCGGTGTTGCTGCACACCATCTCTCCCAGCAGGAAGATGACGTAGGTGAAGACAGTGTCACCATCTTTGGTGGTGGCCCTGACATCCGCACCTGGAGGAGAGAACAGAGAATGTAACTGTTGCAGACAATGAGGCCAGGACAGCACAAACTCTGGCACTGCCGGGCTTTACTCTTGTTTAAGTGAGAACATGAAGGAGTCAGAAGGGCAGTGCCTGGTGCTGTACAAAGAATGAGTCAGCACCAGGCCTGGAGAGGTCGTGCACGGAGAGGGGAGAAGTCTGCCCTCACCTCCTTCCAACAGGAGACGGATGCTCTCAGTGTTGTGGATCTGGACGCCGTCACTGCTGGCCAGGGCGTGCAGCAACGCCGTCTTTCCTGCAATGCAGCAATCAAGTCAGTCAGATGAAAATAGGCTGACGCTccaaaaggcaggaaggaaaacaatcCAACCCACCGACCAGACAGCCAAACATGGGGAGAGACAACTTCTCCTTCTGGCAGGTTTCCACTGTCCCCAGGATGCTGCACAGCTATGGGGACAGGGTGACAGGCCACACACGCAGGGCTGGTGGTGTCCCCACAGGGAACATGTATCCTGGCAGAGTGGGTTTTAGAGCACATGAGCATCTAAGGCTGTAAGGGCACAgctccatcccctctcccacaGACTGCACAGAGCTGGTTTCAGCCCCCTTCTGCACCTGACATAGCCAAGGTAGGAGGAGAAAACACAGAGGACCAGAGAGGTTCTGCAGCCTGCACCCAACTTCCAAACCAGTTTGTAACCAGAGCACATTTCCACCGGCAAGACAGAACGACCCAGACCCCGTGCCCTGCTCTAGCCCACCCACGAGGGCTGACTGCTGGGAGCACCCATGCTGGGGGAGCTGGACGGGGCACACGGACCATTTTTGTCAGCTGCGTTGACATCGGCCCCCAGCTGAAGCAGCCGCTGGAGGCACGGCAACCGCTCAGGCTCCTCACTGGCCAGATCGAGGGGACTGCTCTCATGGATCTGcaaagagcaagaggaaaaaaaaacactagtaAGTATTAAAGACTATTTGCAAGTGCCTTCAGAGAGTCACTGCTCTGGCTTCATGCTGGTCAATGTAAGAGCATATTTGAACCCATCCCCCAAAATCAAAGCGAACCTTCCCCGGTGTGTCCATAGGCAGAGGTTTGTCTACATGGCAGAGGCAGGTTTGCTCAGCCAAAGGCAACCTGAACTTCTGTCACAGCATCGAAGCACTACGGACAACAAGCACAGAAGGACGCTAAGGGGAAGCGGCATGCAGCGAAGCCcaggaggtggggagcagggagggctgtCCCCACACACCAGTCCCTTGGACTCAAACCCCAAGGAGTCTCAGCTTGGCCATGCCCAAGGCAGTTAAGCCCATACCCGGTCTCTCCGGTTGATGTCGGCCCCGTGGTGCACCAGGAGCTCCACCATATCTGGCTGGTTGCGGAGGACCGCGATGTGCAGGGGGGTGTAGTAAGTGACTGGATCTGAGGACAAAAACACAGCATCAGAGAGAACTAAGGGCTTCCCCAGAACAGCCCCGAAACCCACCAAAAGTGgatgggggcagctggggagggacatGAGAATGCAGTGATGCCCATCAAAACCAAGCTGTCACAGACACAGGTCCTGCTTTTGCAATGGCTCCGGCTCTGGCAAAAGCCCTCAAAGCTGCAAACTGACCCCAAGACCCTGGCCATGCCCCAGTCCATCCCGGTGGCTGGGTTCGGACAAGGGCTGACATAAGGCACAGCCACACTATCCCAAGCAAGCAGTGGGGGGTctgagctgggagcagccccTCTTCCTGCCCCAGCTATCACCACCTCCCAGGGCAGCTTCTTACCAGCTGGCTCCTCCTGGCCAggcccagccccttcccacgtTCTTACCTTCAAAGCTGAGGTCAGCTCCGAACTCCAGGAGGATTTCTGCAGCAGGGACAAGCCCCAGCTCGGTGACCTTCAGCAGGGCATAGCTCACACCTTCCTGATAAAATGGAGAGTGCGTCTCCCTCTCCAAGACACGTCTCACAGCTGAGAGCTGGTTCCTGTCGCTGCCCAGACAGGCAGGGcttgacacacacaaaaaacaaccaaTTACCCAGTTGAATGGCACAGATGTCAGGGGCGTGCAAGGATCAAAGTACCTCTGGGCAAAGAAGAAAACTCCCTGGTCTCCCCTCTTGTCTTTAACCAGCAGGTCTCTAACCTGTTAGCTGTGGGATTGCACAAGGGCATCATGGGTCACAGCTGAACCCCAGTTTAGGTTTTACTGCCATGGGTCAGGCAGAAAGGGATGTTCCTGGGGAGCACAAATAGTCCCTGTGTTTGCTCTGCTCCACCCCCGTGTTCCCAAAAAACAGTAGCAAGAGGAGGGTCTGCAGGATGAGCTGCTCACCAGGATGGGGGTTTGTTCCCAGCCCATGCTGTGTCTGACCTCGGCCGCATCGCTGAGCTCCAGCCATCCCCTCCTAAAGCACCAAGTGAGCATTTATCCCCAGAAGTCTGCTCACAGCCTCATCTCATTACCTCTCAAGGGTGCTCTGCTGTTCCGCATCCTGTATCACCAGCAACCCCAAGATCTCGTCTACCAGAGGCTGATACTCAAAGATGATCCTGCGGAAGCCGTGCAGGAAAGGCATCGTGCTCTGTTCTGCGCACAGACCATCCAGGGGCCTCCAGCATGGCAGTGGTGTCCTCCCCTACGCAGGTGTCTGGCAGGCAGATGCTGGCACTGCCTGGTTTCCAAAGGACTTTccccaccttttaaaaaaacgAGGCTTTCTAGCAGTTTTGCgcttagaaaaaaaacaggcagggaTCTCCTCCCACACACCACAGAGGTGTATTCAAATTATCTCCTGCACACAGAGCCGCAAATTGGAGTTATCTGGGCGCATGAGGAAAGCACGCCAGGCGGGGCCCAGGTTCTGGGCAAACCCTGTTTGCAGAGGCTCTGCCACAAGCCCCCACCCGCCGGGGGTGCCAAGGGCCACAGGGGAGAGGGGCTCCGAGTGCCCCGGGGTCCCTGCGACTAGCAATCCcctgcctggggcggggggagcagggctggagcagcccccGCAAGGCCAGGGGTCCCGAAACGCCCTGCGACCCGCAGGACCCAGCCCAAGGGACACTCCACCGACAGCGCACAGGACAGCaaccccggggaggggacagagagccccccaaatcccactgcGCCCCACGGGGGCAAATGCAGAGGCCCATAAACCCCCCGGCGTCCCACCGAGACGGCCCCGACCGCCCCCGCGCCCCACGGGGCGAgtccccggagccccccgggagTGCCAGCAGGGGCCCCCAACCTCCATGGGGAGGGACCCGGAGGCCCCAGCAGCCATCCACCCCTCACGGGGGCCGCCAGGGGACTGAGACACCCACGACCCGCCACCCCTCACctgcgccggccccgccgccggaaGCGGAAGCCGCCGGTTGTGCCGGGGGAGGCGGGTCTTCTCTGGGGGCGGGACCCTATTGGGGCGGGAGCTCAAAGGGGGCGGAGTCTCTGGGACGGGATCGCACGGGGGCGTGGCCTCGGTGGACGTGGTCACATGGGGGCGTGGTTTAGATGGGCGTGGTCTCAGTGGGCGTGGCCGCGGCGCCGCCGGCAGGGGGCAGCCCGCCGCCGGGAGCGGCGCGCCGGGAGCGCgcgtgggggggcgggggcgcgcgcggcaggtgggcggggccgggcgcggccgGGGAACCCCCGTGGcacccaaacaccccccccccccttcccggtgcatcccccccgtccccccggtgTAACCCCCCCTTTTCCCCGGTGACCCCCTCTCGTTGCCCTTGCGACAAGGGCAGGGTGGGCACGCACACCCCCATCGCTgcgtcccccccctcctccagcgcCCGTGGTGGcttcagctccagctctgccacccgtgggagcagctgggtgggtgtcggTGGGTGGGTGACATGTCCCTGCAACCCCACGCGCCAGCCCAGTATCCCACCCAGCACCCCACCCACCCCTGGGGCCACGCGCACCCACCCAGGACGGGCTGAGGGGGTGGCAGCGGGTGGCTGCCGCCTCCCCCTGGGACTCGGGGGTTCGGGGGGCTCCTGCCCGCAGCACGCCCGGACCCTCCCCTGCTGAAAGAGCCACTGGGGGAAGCGTTAGGCCAGGATTTATCggtattattatcatcatcattatttgtattattattcTGGTGGAATTTCCAGGCGGGGGGAGCTCCGGAGAGTCGGCAATAACTGAAGCCGCCTTGGGTTTCCTATTTacgtatttattttattctggtgGAGCGCTTCCAGATTTCGGCAGGCAGCCGTGGCCCGGGGGCAGAGGGGGCGAGGAGGCCGTGCCGGTCGGGCATTTTTCTGACGTGCAGTCACGCTCCCCCCTGTTtctcacccttcccctccccacacaaaatggggtgacagggtgggggACCCCGGTGCCCACAACCCTCCTGAGCCTGCCTGCGTGGCCGGGCAGGGGGTCTCAAGCCCTTTGCGGGCTCTGCTGCCACAGGGACTTGGTGCCATGTGGTGGCAGCATGGACACCCCCCCTCTTGCAGCCCGGTGGCCCCCGTGGGTCGGGTTTGGGGGGCATCATCTCCATGCCATCCTGGGTGGGGGAAACAATCCCATCCGAGCGCCCTGACCTGACCAAGGGACCAgaggggaaaagcagcaggaggaggaacagggagCGAGGATTTCTCCCTCCCCAAGGAGGAAGCTTTATGCCCATATAAGCCGGCTTCAAACCAGCGCAGCCCAGCCAGGGGGACCCCATGTCCGGTGGGATGGGCAGCCGAGACCCTCACTCCAGCCCTGAGTGCCTCCTCGCTGCCACCGGTGACTGGGCAAACCCTGGACCACCAGCAGACCCAGTAAAGCCCAAATCCTCCATGGTCCGGTAAAACCCTGGACCCTCTGCAGTCCGGGTGGCAGTGCCGGGCGCAGTCACTGGCCCCAGCTGTATGGCACTCGTGGGGACTGCGCAGGATCCAACTCTCCATCAGACACCATTCTGGGGGGAAATCCCCCCTGCGTTCCCCACCGTTGTCTTCAAAGGAGGGCTGGCAAGTGTGGGTCACCCCATTGCCATCTCTGACCCCAGCGGTGTTGGCTCAAGGGATGAGGGGGGACCATGGGCTGCCCCAAAGGGCCCCACCAAGCCCGGCCGTGCCCCCACAAGCCCGGCAGAGGCTTTGCCCCCATCCCAGTAAGCCCCCCCAGCTGGAAAGGAGGCTTTGGGGGTGCAGTGTGGGGCCAAACCCAGCTCAAAACCAGCCCCAGGAGGTGTCAAGCCCAGAGACCCAAGGGCTGAAACCCCTCCCTGGCCCTCAGCACAGCGAGGCGAGGGGCCGGGCACACGGGAGCCcttccctggagcatccctgccttGGTCCTGCCATGACCATGCCACAAGCCATGGCCTCCAGGGAGATGACTCCCTATCACcattttttttggggaaaaaaaaaaatccggtTTGCAAATAGGGATGTCGCTGGCACGGTCGGCCGGGACTTTTGAGTGCCCAGCTAAAATAACAGCGTTGGGAtctgcccccttcctccccattGCCTTGGCGGGGCGGACTAGGAAGAATGCGAGTTGGCTATCCATCAGGGAGACAGAGCAACAGCCAGCCGAAGAAAGAGGGGCATTTTAGGAGGAAAGCCAGGGAAATTTGATCATTAAGAAATCCTCCTGGCTGTCTGGGGGAATTTAATTAAATTGCTGGAAAGGGCTGTAAGCACATCTGGATCCAATATGtgcagctttgatttttttctttctttctttctttctttttttttttttttttttagttcactCTTTTCCCATCTCGCTGttcaagggggggggggaataaaagggAAATAGCAGAGCCACGGAGTATTGGTTCATCTGGGACTGGGATTCctggcagggaaagaaagagagggagagaaagaaagagcaaaagaaagaggcagaaagagagggaATAAGAAAGCTGGGAGAAAAACCTTCACCGAGGGCCAGGCCGGGGTGTTTTATAATGCCACCGACCACAGAGatgaggagccaggagggaatggaGGGAGTTGTGAGAgctggaggggggaggaggaggagaagagctgccCAGGGCACGCTGCACTTTCAGGGTCTGTCagggatggaggaagaaagaggaattgCCCAGCGGACAGCGGAATACCAttcctgctgggagcagcagggcacAGGAGGGTCCTCCAGCAAAAGCCCCCAGCCGTCACCCCCGTGGGCATCGCTGCCCTGACCCCGTTCCATCCCAATGCCCTTGGCGCCGGGGGCAGGACGGGGACGCTCCCTCTGGTCCCCCGGCCACGGGCAGGAGGTGGGGCTGGGCACAGCGCAGGTTTAAAGTgatggggctggcagccccacTCCCCCAGCGCCGGGGAAGGGAAGGACCCCGGCTACCCGCCTCGGGAGCCGCGGGGCACCATCGAGCCCCCGCCGTCTCCCTTACTCCACTCCTTACTACCCACTTCCCCCCAACATCCTCCTTACGGTGGAGCAAAGGTGCAGCTCCACAATAAGAACTAACCTTCCACCTATTGGAGATTTGGGCAAGCCAGCCCAGTTTCTCTGCATGATAACATTCCTAAGGCAAGATTTTGGGGATATTATGGAGAATGAGCCCCTGGGTGCCGAAGGGAGCAGCACCATCCCAAGCAATGCTCCAAGGATGCTGCACTGTCCCACCCCAGCCACGGCCACCATCCGGGGGTGAGGAGAAGGGCTGGGACTGGCACAGCACATCCGGATCCGTGCCGCGGCAAGCGCTCTGGAAGCGCGAGATGTTATCACAGCATGTCACAGCATGAGAGAAATATCAGGAAACCCCTTGGAGGACACAAAGCgagattaccaaaaaaaatcagttcttgggttgttttgtttgttgggtttttttaagagaggGAGATGAAGGACTTGGCAAAAACCCACCACGTTCATCCCAAGGGCTGCAAGCCGCAAACCGGGCATCTTGCAAACCTGCCCTCGGTCTCGGGCACACCAAACCCGCTTGGCTTCGTCTCCAAACCACCcatgctctgctcccagcacggCCGAGAGTCACCTTGCCAGCTCCAAGGTCCAGTTTTAATCACTTAacacatattttttcccccctacaaaTACAGAAGAGCTTGCACAAGAGCGTTAGGAAACACCAGGAGGGTGGGTTTCAAACAACTGGGTCTCGCTTCAGATGCCTCGTGTGGCTGgcggagttaaaaaaaaaaaaaaaaaaaaaaaaaagagatgctgaaaaaaaagaaaaaaaggcaaatcctaCAGCTAAAAAGGAAATTGCATTAATAcagattgttttatttaaaaaaagcaaaccctgaCCTCTACTTCAAAAAAGTCATTAGACATTCTCCTTCTGAAAGGCCGACAGGGGATATTACTGAAAGGCCAGTTAATTTCTCAATGACTTACTGTTCTTGCTCTGCTCATGGAAATGTGTAAAGAGTCGGAGGGTAATTTAAGGCACCCCGCAGAAAGGTGTGTAAATCTTT
The genomic region above belongs to Larus michahellis chromosome 15, bLarMic1.1, whole genome shotgun sequence and contains:
- the NTMT1 gene encoding N-terminal Xaa-Pro-Lys N-methyltransferase 1: MTSEVVENEFEFYSKAEKYWKDVPATVDGMLGGYGHISSIDINSSRKFLQRFLRDGPNRTGTTRALDCGAGIGRITKRLLLPLFKTVDMVDVTEDFLTKAKSYLGEEGRRVRNYFCCGLQDFSPEPNSYDVIWIQWVIGHLTDNHLSDFLKRCRAGLRPNGIVVIKDNMAQEGVIMDDVDSSVCRDLDVVRKIIRRAGLHLLAEERQENFPDEIYHVYTFAMR
- the ASB6 gene encoding ankyrin repeat and SOCS box protein 6 gives rise to the protein MPFLHGFRRIIFEYQPLVDEILGLLVIQDAEQQSTLESPACLGSDRNQLSAVRRVLERETHSPFYQEGVSYALLKVTELGLVPAAEILLEFGADLSFEDPVTYYTPLHIAVLRNQPDMVELLVHHGADINRRDRIHESSPLDLASEEPERLPCLQRLLQLGADVNAADKNGKTALLHALASSDGVQIHNTESIRLLLEGGADVRATTKDGDTVFTYVIFLLGEMVCSNTEEAQVINRFCFRVTQLLLAHGANPSECPAPESLTHLCFKSFKCHFPLLRFLLESGAAYNCSLHGPSCWSGFHIIFECLCSHLSVSEDDSFSTDLIQKGQTLLELMMASSQAIHLPSNFEVNTSSCRYHGEKIRTLFCSLKQLERSPQALKHLCRVFIRQRLKPWPVDVKIKALPLPDRLKWYLLIDHTAAGHEDL